One Capsicum annuum cultivar UCD-10X-F1 chromosome 2, UCD10Xv1.1, whole genome shotgun sequence genomic window carries:
- the LOC107859164 gene encoding subtilisin-like protease SBT5.6 → MNKHHIILFLLSIFLIMGLGGFVSCSEEKKVYVVYLGEHSGEKTLKEIEDHHCSFLHSVKGTTTKKDVRASLVHSYKNIINGFSALLTSQEADMISGMEGVISVFHSDPHEIKPHTTRSWDFVSILEGTSLINSREELLQNASYGEDIIVGVIDSGVWPESSSFSDEGMGPVPKSWKGICQEGVAFNASHCNRKLIGARYYLKGYEAATGPLNETRDFRSPRDVDGHGTHTAGTVGGRRVANASAIGGFAKGTATGGAPNVRLAIYKVCWPVPDQSLAEGNACAADDILAAFDDAIADGVHVLSVSLGSIPRTTYYTQNGIAIGSLHAVKKNVVVSCSAGNEGPIPSTVGNVAPWIITVGASSIDRVFSSPIMLGNGMIVEGQTVTPIRRRRLHPLVYAGDVEIRGTTASNTTGACLPGTLSRNLVRGKVVLCRNSGMQASMEVKRAGGVAAILGNTFNEIQVTPFLDPTTVVFSYSLTTIQKYIETEKNPMATLLPGNTLIGTKPAPVMAPFTSKGPNRVDPNILKPDITAPGFNILAAWSEASSPLKIPEDHRVVKYNMNSGTSMSCPHVSAVIALLKSIHPDWSSAAIRSALMTTSTINNVVGRPITNSTGSDANPFEYGAGHFRPSRAVDPGLVYDATYTDYLLYLCSQNISLDSSLSCPEKVPAASNLNYPSLAIANIRGSTRTVRRVVTNVGKANSTYFLAVRSPPGYVVDIVPKTLRFSKLGEKHSFNITVRAQSSIEKRNVFSFGWYTWSDGVHVVRSPIAVSSA, encoded by the exons ATGAATAAGCATCAcataattctctttcttttgtccatcttcttaattatgGGCCTTGGTGGCTTTGTTTCATGTAGTGAAGAAAAAAAGGTTTATGTAGTGTACCTTGGAGAGCACAGTGGAGAGAAAACTTTGAAAGAAATAGAAGATCACCACTGCTCATTTCTTCATTCAGTCAAGGGTACTACTACCAAAAAAGATGTTAGAGCATCACTTGTTCATAGCTACAAGAACATCATCAATGGCTTCTCTGCTTTGTTAACGTCACAAGAAGCCGATATGATATCAG GGATGGAAGGTGTAATATCAGTATTTCACAGTGATCCCCATGAAATAAAGCCTCATACTACAAGATCGTGGGACTTTGTGAGTATACTAGAAGGAACTTCACTGATAAATTCTAGAGAAGAATTGCTGCAAAATGCAAGTTATGGAGAGGATATCATTGTTGGGGTTATAGACAGTG GGGTGTGGCCAGAATCTTCAAGTTTCAGTGATGAAGGAATGGGACCAGTTCCAAAGTCATGGAAAGGAATTTGCCAAGAAGGTGTCGCCTTCAACGCCTCCCATTGCAACAG GAAATTAATAGGAGCGCGATACTATTTAAAAGGTTACGAGGCAGCCACTGGCCCTCTTAACGAGACAAGGGACTTTCGATCACCAAGAGATGTAGACGGTCATGGTACTCACACAGCAGGCACAGTGGGTGGTAGAAGAGTTGCGAATGCATCAGCGATTGGTGGATTTGCAAAGGGTACAGCTACTGGAGGTGCCCCGAATGTTCGTCTAGCCATCTATAAAGTATGTTGGCCGGTTCCTGATCAGAGCTTAGCTGAGGGAAATGCATGCGCTGCAGATGATATTCTAGCTGCTTTTGATGATGCCATAGCTGATGGGGTTCATGTACTTAGTGTTTCTCTAGGGTCTATACCTAGAACAACATATTATACACAAAATGGTATTGCAATTGGATCTTTGCATGCTGTGAAGAAGAATGTTGTGGTGTCTTGTAGTGCTGGAAATGAAGGTCCAATACCTTCTACTGTTGGAAATGTTGCCCCATGGATTATCACAGTTGGTGCTAGTAGCATCGATCGAGTGTTTTCATCTCCAATTATGCTCGGAAATGGAATGATCGTTGAG GGACAAACAGTAACTCCAATAAGGAGGAGGAGGTTGCATCCTTTGGTATATGCAGGAGATGTAGAAATTAGAGGAACAACGGCAAGTAATACAACAGG AGCATGTCTTCCTGGTACACTATCAAGAAATCTTGTCAGAGGAAAAGTTGTTCTCTGCCGAAATAGTGGTATGCAGGCATCAATGGAAGTGAAAAGAGCTGGAGGAGTTGCGGCTATTTTAGGAAATACATTTAATGAGATACAAGTCACCCCTTTTCTGGATCCCACAACAGTTGTTTTCTCATATAGCCTAACCACAATCCAAAAATATATAGAGACTGAAAAGAATCCAATGGCAACACTTCTTCCAGGAAATACATTGATTGGCACCAAGCCAGCTCCTGTCATGGCTCCTTTCACTTCCAAAGGACCAAATAGAGTCGATCCTAACATTCTCAAG CCGGATATAACTGCTCCTGGGTTTAACATACTAGCAGCATGGAGCGAAGCATCATCTCCCCTGAAAATTCCAGAGGATCATCGTGTAGTTAAGTATAACATGAACTCTGGAACATCCATGTCTTGCCCCCATGTTTCTGCTGTAATTGCACTCTTAAAGTCCATTCATCCAGATTGGAGTAGTGCTGCAATCAGATCAGCTCTAATGACCACAT CAACAATAAATAATGTGGTTGGTAGGCCAATTACAAATTCCACTGGTAGTGATGCGAACCCCTTTGAATATGGAGCCGGACATTTCAGGCCATCAAGAGCAGTAGATCCTGGACTCGTTTATGATGCTACTTACACAGATTATCTTCTGTATCTCTGTAGTCAAAACATAAGCCTAGATTCGTCGCTCAGTTGTCCTGAGAAAGTACCTGCCGCAAGTAACCTGAACTATCCATCACTTGCAATTGCTAACATCAGAGGATCCACTAGGACTGTCAGACGAGTTGTTACAAATGTTGGAAAAGCCAACTCTACTTACTTTTTAGCTGTGAGATCACCTCCTGGATATGTTGTTGATATCGTTCCAAAGACATTACGCTTCAGCAAATTGGGAGAGAAGCACAGCTTCAACATAACAGTTAGAGCACAAAGTAGTATTGAAAAGAGAAATGTGTTTTCCTTTGGTTGGTACACATGGAGTGATGGAGTCCATGTGGTTCGAAGTCCAATTGCAGTATCATCGGCGTAA